The Mangifera indica cultivar Alphonso chromosome 19, CATAS_Mindica_2.1, whole genome shotgun sequence nucleotide sequence ATATTAGAGGTATAAGTGATAgtgattaattatattatatattatataaaaattaatgtttaactTTAAGGGATGGGTGTgaatatagatttttttaaattttaaggatgGTAAATGCATTTTCTCAAAGTTTTGGTGGGATATGGTGTTTGGGCTTCcttgatattttcaaaagttttgtTGAACTCTATACGTAGGGTAGGATTCGAAAGCAGAGGGAATAGAATATTTTGTTGACTTACAAGGGCTTCCAATTAATCAAGGGAAATATTTGTACCAGAGTTGGAAATTCTGGGTCTGGATTACGTAGATAGATTAACGTGTTTCTGGGTTTGGATTACGTAAATAGACTAACATGTTTCAAAAGTTTGGTTACTGTTGAGACAGAAATTCCAATCTAGAAGTTTtcgtttgaaattttaatatttctctcTGTCTGCGTATAATTTAACGTAGTTTGGAtcgtaaaataatttaacatggATTAAGAAAAATTAGGAAAACAGTTTGTAATTTGGTTTGGGATTTAGGTGGATATGAAATTGAACTAAACTGAAactctctttttaattttctcttttacaAAAATGATGCCATTTTGTTCTTCTAATCGACAAGAACGACCGTGCGGGCATGGAGGCACTCTGCCTGAATTATTGGTGCCCTCAAATCTTGTTCgctttttagttttctttttctttttttcactcTGAAATctgccttaattttttttttttttggttaaaaaattgattgagcATGGAGCGAAAATATTTTCGCTCTTCTTCACGCTCTAAAATCTCCTTTACTCCTCTGTTTATCTTCCTTAATTCTTCCTAGCGACTCCATTTATGCGACGACGAAGATGCCGTTGAACTGTCGAGACCTAAAACACTCTCTCGTTCGTCTCTCTAGTTTTCTCAAAGGTGCGGTTTCCGCTTTTTCTGTCTATCTCTAATGTCTCTACGTCTTGAAATATCGAACGTTGTCTTGAAAATTTGAGGTCAACCATCAAGATTTTATgtctttcattttttcaattatttaggcttttcttctttgttttgctCTTCGATTTCTAGTGTTTTCACTTTCACATTATATGAATAATGGGAGGCCAGATAATGTTTTTAGAACATTAGTTGTCCATGGGCTGTTGGATTTTGGTTATATTTTAGTGTTCACAGCAtgggttggatttgagtctAATAGAATTCGAGCTTAACTCAATTTATATAGAACCGGGTTTGGGTTTGTTAAGCTTGTTTCAAAGGAGCTCAAATTTCGGTCATTTTAAAAGAGTCGAGTTTGAGCTTTTAGTTTAATTCGTTaataaaataacgttgttttaatacatattaatatcaaaaattttacgCTAATGAGTTGAATACCctaaaactcaaacaaattttgttcaaattcaatCCTATTCACAAGTGtggttctctctctcttttttgttttgccatttgTAAGAAtgtttcatattatattttacaaaacaattaaaaaaatataatgttatagTTCAAATGCGTTATGATATTACAAGGCCTATGTTATGTGATCATTGGCTAATTGATTTTGCATTTATTTCATTAAcgttcatataattaaatgttttggGTTCTCTAATCTTATGCACATACTATTTCTTTCCTTGGTTTTCTGATAATTAGTTTCGGGAGACTTTGTGTTGGCTCTGAGTAGACTTATTGCAGATCGATATTCTTCGAATCGTTCAGTTTTAGAGCATCATTTGTATGAGTTCTTCAAGGCAATATCTGGTGGCTTTGTGATGGATTTTCTATTGCATTAAGTGGTAGAAGGGGATTAGAAATTTTCACTATTCACTAGCACTTTGTACGATCTGGATTCTAGAGTGAATTGCATGGATCCCTGGTGTCTTTCGGCACAATTATGGGTGATACAACTGTTTACATTTAGCTGGAGATGGGCAATTTGCTTCATGTTTCTATTCCAGATTTGGGCAAGTTCAATCAGACTTTAAATGAGCAAAAATGAATAATTAGGAACTTCAGAAAATAGGTTTAATTTATTCATCACTATATTGTACATCTTAGAAATGAGTATTGGATTTATGTTAATTCATTATGGATAACTAGAAGCAACTGATGAGGCATAAGGTTGCCTTGGACATTGTTTAATCACCATGGCTGATTTCTTTGTCCTACTATTTGTGAAACCATTAATTCATGTTTGTCTCTGTGCCGGTGCATCATTTTCTTCCGATTACCAATCAAGACTGTTCTTGAAGTTGAGATGCTTTCCTTACATTTTAGTCTACTTGGCTTAGATTGTgctaaattaaacaaaaaaaatccatatAAACAGTGTAAATTGCCAATCAGGGTTACCACATGTCACTAACTTTGTTTTATATCATCTCggcttcttttctctcaatcaaTTCCTAAGGGAAATTCTGATTACctcttttatgtattttagtATGTCCTTTTCTTCTACTGCTTAGGTTTTGCTGGAATCAGggttctaattttttattatgagaaCTCATCCCTGATGCAAGACAGAGTCAATGACCAACATCCCCCGGAGACTAGAGTCAATAATTGGGAAGAAGTGGGGCAACATATAGTTTCCTGGACTGTTTCTTGGTATCTTAATCCTACAGTAAGGTTAGATCAAGACCACCATTCTATCAAGATTTTTGTGAATCAATTCTAATGCTGCCAAAAAAACGTCATCATATATAGTGAGTCTTGGTGAAGCCACTGTGGACCCAGTTATGTAGGGTTATCATGTACAAGTTGAAGTAGAGGAACAATCGAATTGGATCAATCAATACATTGTTTTTACGTCTATTCTTCCTTTTCAAGTGATAATGACGGAAAAAAGGATTTTATGTTTAGAATTATGAAAGGGAATCgatgtaaaaaatatacatatatagcacGAAGATATCTGAAAGCAAGATTTTCTTAGAATTGTAACCAATCAATGAAGGAAACGTGGGAAACAATGAGTAAAGAAATTCAAACATGAGATTTTGAAATGGGATTTAATTCCCAATTAAGTTAGCATATTGACTACAAAACTTAAGCTACAGTGATGTTACCTGTAAATGAGATTTCCTGTAATGCTATATTCTTTGAATCCGGGCGTATGAGCTTGTGTAAATATTTGTAATCTAATCCTGGGATGAAGGAAATGGAGCACAGCAGGAAGAGATATCGATTCCAGCAACCTCCATGGCGTTGCAGACCCACTTAGGGACGTCTCCTTTAGGAAACTACAGGACAAAAAACACATCACAAGGTTCAACAGTTTTGTAGTTTCGTTATCGTCAACCATGTGAGAACTCAATAACTTGTCTTCTTATGTTAGGTGTGAACCAACCCTTAGACCTATCACTGACACAACCCCACCACACCATTTTTACATTCAATCCAAGACCCAGGGGCCAGGGCCACAGCTTCCACAATTAAATATGCCATGATTTAGgacaatgttatgtgtatctaaTTTTAGTATCTAAATAGGTAATCAGTGAcattttgtgattgaatattattttatttttaattcaaaatcacataattatatggtgacacattatttgagtattcaaaactaagtatatataattttactgtaTATTTTAACATTGTTCACAAACACATCAAGTTACAGGAACAGGTAAGGGAATGTTGGAGAATATATGCAATTTAACAAGCTCCAGTTAGTGAGGACTGGCATTATATGTTTGCTCCAGAAGACATGACTTTCAAGTTCAGTTATATGACAAAAGCAGGATAGAATATAGCAACttaacatgaaatcataaaatttacCAATTTCAGCAGAAAATTGCACACAAACCTGCAAATGAAATAGgaacaataacattaaaataattgcTTTGACCATGGGTGGAAGTCCGGaattatttataacatattgACTGAACCAGCCCTGGGCTGGGAAGGGGAAAAGCTAAAAAAGCTGTATGCAAACTTACTCTGGAAACTTTCCCTCAATAATTGATGAGTGTAGATTTCTGCTAAGCTGCATTTGTGacagaaataattttttaattgtaagcAACAGAAACGGTTAGGAGAATAATTCATATAGATCTTACTGTTTGTACCTGCATCATGTAATACAAATTGTGATATGACAAAAGCTGAGACCCCATAGCGTCTTTTGTAACAAGACAATGAATGTAAGCCCTTGTATAGTTTTTGCATACCTACAATGGTAGAAATAGAGTTAAGGCATAAAGACCTTAACAgcaatcatatattaatatctcaaataaatgaaaaccaAGTTATGAGCATACCATACAAGCACATGTAGGATCAATGGGCCTAGTGTCATCAGCCATTGCTTGGTGTTTGAGTTTTAGAACTCcctgttaataaaatttagtactGAGCTTCAAAATATGGGAACTGTAAAACACCAGAGTTTCaaaattggaatttttttatttaaaaaaaaaatgagatttaaGGTAAGTTGACTAATATCAAAACCAAGATTATTATTGCTGAGTGAAAAACTATAAGACCAATTGGATAGCACATGATTCACAGTACtgcataaaatattaagaagtAACTGGTTGCACTGTAGCTGTGTTCTCAAGAATACCAAATGATGGAAATGACTGCTGAAGAACaccatttgtatataaattcaaaGTAAACAAAATAGTCATCATGACTGGGACAAGGTTAAGAATTTAATGTCCCCCACAGTAAAGGAAGGCCAGTTTACATGTGTTAACGGATATCAAAGAAGAATCCTTCACCTCAGGTACGAGGGCAGTGCCAAAACGAGCAGTGCGAGTAGGATAGACACAGTCGTACATGTCAGCACCCAAAGCACTGCAAACTACAATATCCAGTGGATAACCAACTCCCTGAAATATCACATACAAAAGTATGATTATATGGGTAAATCAAGTGAGATTTCCAAGATTGTTTGAATGAAGGTTAAAATGATAAAGTATTCTACCATTACATATCGTGGTTTATTCTCAGGCAATGCAGCAGTACATTGGGCAACCACACGCCAAAAGGAATCCTTTTCTTCACCGCCTGCAAGACCACCAATAGCATAGCTGCCACAGAAGTAAAGCTGGTCAATCAACTCCTTGATCAAAGAAACACAAGGCTACAATGTCAAGCCAATGCCAAAATGAAGTAATGAATATATTTTGAGAccacattaaaattaaatttgaactggAAACTAAGAACTTAATAGAAAGTTAACCTGAGACTAAACAAAGAACAATTATAATTTCAACAAGAAAGCAAAAAACTAGAGTAGATTTAAGTTGCGAATTTCTATATCATGCACACTGGCAAATCATATTACATCCTTGGTTGTGTACTGTTTAATTCTTTCCCACTGCCCAAAGagcataaaattatttgaagaagCACTCAATGgagtttatttttcttgtctTAAAAAGAGAAGGCAGAATAAGAAAAGTCCATAGTCAATCATTTCTGACCTTGGACCTCAATGGTATCCATTGAAGGAAAGTACACATACCCTGGTAAATTCCGATCCACCAAGCCTTTAACACATATATCCCTAATTAGAAACAGTTGTGGTGACAAACAAGTATTAGTAACAGGAGGTACCTACTAATAAAATGAAAGAAGTATGCATTGCATAGTAAATCAACAGCAGCAAGACACCACTTCAGTGAGACTCACCTTAGCACAGGATCTAAACCACCTTGTACAATACCAAATAAGTTCTGTTCATGTGGTCTCTTGTGAGCTGTCCACATGTAAATGCAGAAAAAGTTCAGCAACTCCATCGAAACATTAATAGTTGccaatagagagagaaaaaactgGAATTTTTAATTCACCGCACTAACCAACTTATTCAACAGAGTATATGCATATAGATATAGTTTTTCTTTGGTAAGtcattataaatatagttaattgataaataaatgataGAAGACAGAACATGAATCGATAGATGGCATCAAGCTTCAGTATGAATTCAATATACTAGTCACCTAACTCAATCCAGTACAGAAAGCCTAAGCTCCTAAGACCAAGATCTATTCTCAATCAAAAAGACTGGACCAGTTGCGGGTGATGCAAAAGGTACACTGCATGATCAAAAAGTAGGATCTACTACAATTCTTGTAAGTTTACAACTTCgttatttgtatttttgttctatttgtaaaaaaatgagTGACATTATGTGCTATACAAATACCAGCAATACATCTGTCAATCCAGCGAATGGTGCGATACATGGCTTCCTCAATTCGTGGACCAGTAATGGTTGTTTTTACTACATCATCAAGAGCCATAATTATATCTGCTCCAATTTTGTTCTGCATGATCATAAGGAGAAGAGAAGACATGCAATAAACActtaggaagaaaaaaattgactGCATGAAACCTTTTGAAATATTTGTCGCATGAGAACAACAGTTGCACctcatttcaaattcactcAATGGCATACAACAAAAGATTGGAAGAAAAATCTAAGAACAAAAGAAGAGAGCACTAATAGTTTTGTTCAAAGAAGACTTATAACACATGAACCATTGTTCCACTGAGATGGCAAGTTGTATATCTAAGAATGAACATAGATGACAAGCAACAAATTGATACAACTCTAAAATGGCTGAACttggtaaatgatatttaattaatggatgataaaataatacttcaaATTAAGCAATTAGATCTGGAGGAGCGCATATATTAATGGTATCATAATGGAGATTTAGGTGGGAAGTGGACAATTATGAAGGCAATTACAGGCAAGAATAAGAGGGGAGGGCAGTTATGGGCAAGAATAAGAGAGGAATTTTGGAAAGAGGCAAGgaaaaattgggttttgtttGGGTAGTTGTCAGGGCTCATGTATACCTATCCTGTGAGAAGGAAAATTGGTGGCCACAGGGCAGTAATTTGGGAAGCACAAGTGTCACTCACACAAAAAGTAGGGTGGAACCATAGGGAGATGATAATGAACATGGCATGATTTGACAGGGTTGGAAGTTACAAAGAGAAATAAAGGTTGGATAGGAGTGTATGGAATTAaagcaaatttaaaaaaagaatgattGGAAGGAGAGTGTTGGCCTCTCAAATGCCAAATAGTGGACTGTTctgatttctttctttgttttctattACATTGTAAACATAGcttaaataattacaaattgcATTGTTTTACCAATTCCTATTCACTGTTACCTGTTGGAATTGCCTTGGTTGAGAATTGATGAGTTGCAGGGTTGTTGTGTGTGGATTACTTTTGGATGAAGATTGCAGAGTTACAATATAGTTGAGTGCAGGTACCTATCAGTAGCCTTTGATTGGTTGAAGGTGAGAGTTATCCTCTTGAAAACCAATGGAAGTGGAGAGAATCTGGCCTCTCAAATAGCTAGAGAAATTAGGGAGAGATTTTGGCCTCTCAAACACTAGACCAAAGGAAATTGTTGATTATTCATTCTTTTTTTGGTCATTGTTTAGTGTGTAAAGGAATAGAAACTCTCATCCATTGTAAAGGTGCCAAGTACAACAGAAATTTCAgatgtatattaaaaaagtcACATAATAGCAAAACCGCGTAAAAAAGTGCACctacttgaatttgaattgattccTCAGGTGTTAAGAGCATTGGCTTTCCATCAATCGGCGACTGAATTAAGAAAGAAAGTACCATTTTGAAACATGAATTAGCAACTCAAACCAACTCTTCAAAAAGCATAGTACAGAATAAGTTAAAGAGGAAAagcatcaataaaaaaattggcaaaGTAATTGAACATACACATGAAAGCATCCTGGACTACCTAGGATGCAAATCTAATCAACTAAAAATAGAAAGTGATGTTAAAAAAGGAATCAAGTTGAATATGCATGGTAATTTAAAATCCAAGTGGAAGATGCTCTTGTGTgttaagaaaaagaagagagatcAACATAAAACTATTCTGGATTACCTATATATACAACTAAATCAGGCTTAGCATTCCAATTTTCTTCTAGATGCCCCATATAAAAAATCagaaattaaatgaaaagaataCTAACCCTCATAGATAATTTATTAGACTTCACCAACCACATTTCATAAACTTTTCAGATCATTCCATAAACCAAAAATGAACAATTACCTGAAATGTTACACCCTCTTCAGTGATGTCAGCTAAATGCAGAAGAGAAACCTGAGAATATAAGCAATATAAGTGTCAAACACACATATCATTAAAACCTGAACATTTTCTGCAGCACAAAAATTCAGGAGTGCAACCTCCTAACAGCAATAAGAGATTCATGGGTATCATGATAATCTCTACTGAGAAAATCTTCATGTAGACTTATAAGACATAATGTTATTGGgaatatcatttgaaaataactAGCGACTATGACAATGAAAAGCTAGACTCCTcatttgaaggaaaaatagaTAATGACAGAATATGATACATAAATTAGGGGAAAAAGCTTAGTTTACATACAATTGGTATGCAGATGATAAATATAGTAGACCTTGGGAATTGCAAATCAGAAACTTATAAACCTGGTAAGTAGCAAAGTACAAACCTATAGGAAGGGTGAATTCCACCCGTACTGACTCGCTATGGTCTAATGCcaaggtatatatatatattaaatacaagCAACTTCATTCTGAGGCAGATATCAGGATAAACAAGAAGcatacaattaataaattaaagaatgaTACAAcagtatttaaaatattaagataaccATCTGAAAGCCACCAGAGTCAGTAAGCAACGCTCTGGGCCAGTTCATGAACTTGTGAAGACCACCCAATTCATCAATAAGCTCAGAGGTAGGTCGAAGTGCCAAATGATATGTATTCCCAAGAATTATTTGACAGCCAATATCCTCAAGCTGATTAGATGTCAAACCTTTTATTGTCCCTGTGACCAGAAGGACCAAatacatatgatataataagTCTGTGTGCTTAGTTCATACTTTTTTACAGTATGTAAATGAAAGCCAATTTAAATGAAAGCAACGAGAAAGAATTTACTTCTAAACATTCTATTTTTtccaaacaaatttattttctatcttAAGTTCTAACAtatccttttcttctttttaccaAACTAAAATACTAACTGATAAAATTCCAAGAACAGTATTCTCAACAAATGGATGATATATGCTAAATTTATAACTCTAACCTTGTGTCCCCACAGGCATAAACAGAGGTGTTTGACAAGCATAGTGAGGGAGAGTCAATTGAGCCGCGCGGGCACGATTAAACCTTCCCAGAacctaaaatggaaaaaaaaaatccaaatcagCACCAAAAGGCAAACAATTAAACTCAATCGGCCACAattcaaattgtgaaaaaagaaggtcaatacaaaaaataaaaaattataatcatcaACAATGTTTATAggcttatttatattatctatatagaAAAACAGAAACAAGCTTTGATGATGTTgcgttaaaatttgaaaatctgatATCCTCCCCTAGCTTTGTCATACGACCAAGCTAACATTCAAAAATAGCACGAGAGTGAAATTAAAACAAGATAATGCAAAGAAATGAAGCATAGAAACCAAGAACAACTTACATTCGGAAAATGCAAGTATGTTTGCTTCCTCCCAACAATGTCATATTCCACACAAACGTTCTTAATATCAACTACACGGTTTTTGCATATGCGTACGaaacaagtaaaaataaaaaaataataatgaacaGCAAAAATTCACGGTCTACCTCAAAACGAAGAGCCATTACACAGTTATGTTTCCACTATTGCTCAAGAGCATAAATCCTATCAATAAATATGATAGCGCACAAAGTTACGGTGTCAGTGATTAATAACCaaaccaaaaaatatttaaaaaaatgcaaacaGAGGTTATAGAACATACAGAAAAGCAGAGAAAGGAGTGTGCTTAGGATATTTGAGAGATGCAAAAGCTGCAAATAGGAAAAGAATATGCAGACACCAAGTCTTGGCATCCTTGGGAGGCGGGGCAGTGCGTTGTGTAGGTAAGGGCGCCGGCACGCGGTCTTTTTGTTCTTTCCAATCCGCGCTTTTGAATAAGCAAACTTAACATGGGCTTCGTACATATAGGTCAAGCCCGGTCCAGTGCTTCTGCTGTAGTCCGACCTTAAACCGACTTGTCGGTTGTCACTTGTTTGAAATTGCACAgtatgattaatatttaaaattaaagacaaaagagCTATTTCCTATTTAAATTTTACTCTAATTTTAACAACATACTTACAACagataaaaaaactcaaatatttatttatgggctaattgctattaaaatttttatttaaagataaagataaacttatcattttacttttaaaccttacaaatttatataatttttcctcttacattttaaaaactatctcTTTACCTtcattctcaaaatttgaaaagtttagatttcatcaCTAAAGTTTATTTACTTTCTTCGACCACCACTTTTTTAATTGACGACTAATGTTTTTTGCCCATTTTCTATATTCAACCATAAAGGACAACCACCCATCATTacgaagaaaaacaaaacattatcTAGACCTAACAATAAAGGACAATGCTTTGTTTGAATGACATGACAAAGCATTATCTTTTGTCGCTTCTTCTCAAATTGGATGACAAAGGAGAGTCTTCCTTCatcaaaaaaaatctttgatcaGATTTGAGAAGACTCTAAGTTGGTTTGAGAAAATTGttgattagagataaaacctaaaaataagGGAGAAcgtaagttttttaaagtttaattatagggaaaaacttttagttttataaattatgag carries:
- the LOC123202606 gene encoding queuine tRNA-ribosyltransferase catalytic subunit 1-like is translated as MALRFEVLGRFNRARAAQLTLPHYACQTPLFMPVGTQGTIKGLTSNQLEDIGCQIILGNTYHLALRPTSELIDELGGLHKFMNWPRALLTDSGGFQMVSLLHLADITEEGVTFQSPIDGKPMLLTPEESIQIQNKIGADIIMALDDVVKTTITGPRIEEAMYRTIRWIDRCIAAHKRPHEQNLFGIVQGGLDPVLRDICVKGLVDRNLPGYAIGGLAGGEEKDSFWRVVAQCTAALPENKPRYVMGVGYPLDIVVCSALGADMYDCVYPTRTARFGTALVPEGVLKLKHQAMADDTRPIDPTCACMVCKNYTRAYIHCLVTKDAMGSQLLSYHNLYYMMQLSRNLHSSIIEGKFPEFVCNFLLKLFPKGDVPKWVCNAMEVAGIDISSCCAPFPSSQD